Within the Microbispora sp. ZYX-F-249 genome, the region GCTTTGCGGGTTTTGTCAGGATAAGGCAGATGGGCCGTTGCCCGCGTCCCGCGGCACCGGCCCACCCCGCCTCGTCCCCTCACTCCTCCCTCTCGGGGCAGGGCTCCGGCCACCGGCTCCACCGCTTCCCGGACACGGCACGCACGGCCGCCCGGTTCGCCGAGGTGGACCTGGTCTCCGACGTGAAGGGCAGGGCGGCTCTCACCGATCCGAAGCCGGTCAACCCCTGGGGCCTCGCGATGGGCGCCGCTCTCCGGGTGTCCAACGCGGGGACCGGCACGGCGACCGTCTACACCGGCGGCGCGGGGACGGCCAGGAAGGCCCCCACCACGGTGACCATCCCCGGCGGCACCCCGACCGGGCGGGTCGCGTACACCGGCGACGCCTTCACGATCAAGGGAAGGGCGGGGACCGCGCCCGCCTCGTTCATCCGCCCGGCCACGGGGACCGCCACGCCCGCACCCACGGGTTCGGCCGGGCCAGGACCCTCGCACTCCCATCCCGCCGGCCGCCCCGCAGGCGGCTACGGCCACTGATCGCGCGGCTCACCGCGACCGGCCGCGGAAACACCCACCCTCGGCCGGTCGCCCGTTTCCGGGAGGCGGTATGACTGTGCACATGGATAAGGCACACATCGGAGTGACGGGCCTGGCCGTCATGGGCCGCAACCTCGCCCGGAACTTCGCCCACCACGGCCATGTGGTCGCGGTGCACAACCGCTCGGAAAGCCGTACGACCCGCTTCATGGAGGAGCACCGCGACGAGGGCGCGTTCCTGCCGGCGAGCACGATCGAGGAGTTCGTGGCCTCCCTCGAACGTCCCCGCAAGGCGATCATCATGGTCAAGGCCGGAGCGCCGACCGACGCGGTGATCGAGGAGCTCGCCGCCGTCATGGAGCCCGGCGACATGATCATCGACGGCGGCAACGCCCTCTACGCGGACACCCGCCGCCGGGAGGCGGCGCTGCGCGAGCGGGGCATCCACTTCGTCGGCACCGGCATCTCCGGCGGCGAGGAGGGCGCGCTCAACGGCCCGAGCATCATGCCCGGCGGCGACCCCGAGGCGTACGAGACGCTCGGCCCCCTGCTCGAGGACATCGCGGCGAAGGTCGACGGGGTGCCGTGCTGCGTCCACGTCGGCCCCGATGGCGCCGGCCACTTCGTCAAGATGGTGCACAACGGCATCGAGTACGCCGACATGCAGCTCATCGCGGAGTCGTACGACCTGCTCAGGCAGGCCCTCGGGCTGGACCCGAAGGAACTGTCCGAGATCTTCCGCGAGTGGAACCGGGGCGACCTGGAGTCGTACCTCATCGAGATCACGGCGGAGGTGCTGGGCCACACCGACGCCGCCACGGGCAAGCCGTTCGTGGACGTGGTGGTGGACCAGGCCGAGCAGAAGGGCACCGGCCGCTGGACCGTGCAGAGCGCCCTCGACCTCGGCGTTCCGGTCACCGGAATCGCCGAGGCGGTGTTCGCCCGGGCGCTGTCGGGCCACCCGGAGCAGCGGGCCGCCGCCCGTTCGCTCGCCGGGCCGTCCGGCACGGCCGGCGACTCCGGCCTCGTCGAGGACGTGCGGCGGGCGCTGTACGCCTCGAAGATCGTCGCGTACGCCCAGGGGTTCGACCAGATGGCCGCCGCGAGCGCGGAGTACGGCTGGAACCTCAAGCTGGGCTCGATGGCCACGATCTGGCGCGGCGGCTGCATCATCAGGGCGCGCTTCCTCGACCGGATCAGGGCGGCCTACGACGCCGACCCGAACCTGCCGACGCTGCTGGTCGACCCCACCTTCGCCCAGGCCCTGGAGGAGGCCCAGGAGTCGTGGCGGCGGGTCGTGGCGACGGCGGCGACGATCGGGGTGCCCACGCCGGGCTTCTCCTCGGCGCTCGCCTACTACGACGGCCTGCGGCGCGACCGCCTGCCCGCCGCGCTGCTGCAGGGGCTGCGCGACTTCTTCGGCGCCCACACCTACCGGAGGGTCGACCGGGAGGGCTCCTTCCACACCGACTGGTCGGCGGACCGGGCCGAGCGGCCCGCCTGACCCCCCGGAAACGCGGTACGGCGCACGCCCGCGCGGGGGCGTGCGCCGTTCCGGCCCGGGTCCGGCTACTCGAAGGCGGCGGCCACCGGCTCCGCCTTCTCGCCGCCGGCGGCGCCGGGAGCGCCGCTGCGCAGCGGGACATGCGTGATGAAGGCGGCGATCACCGGGACGAGCGCGGCGAACACGACCGACCACAGGAAGACCGAGCCGATCGCGCTCGAGAGCGCCTCCAGGAACCCCGCATAGGCCGTCGGCGGAAGCTTGGCGAGTTGTGTCCTGTCGATCTGGCCGCCGCCGGAGCCGAGCAGGGCGGCCGCGTTGGCGCCGAACCTGGTGGTGATCTCGTCGGCGAGCCGGTTGTTGAAGATCGCGCCGAACAGCGAGATGCCGAACGACCCGCCGATGGAGCGGAAGAACGTGGAGGCGCTGCTGGCCACGCCGATGTCCTTCTGCTCGACGCTGTTCTGCGCGATCAGCATGGTCGTCTGCATCAGGAAGCCCATGCCGAGGCCGAGGACGGCGATGTAGACGCCGGTCCTCCAGGTGGGGGTGTGGACGTCCTGCGTCGACAGCAGCCACACGCCGATGGCCATGATCACGCCGCCGATCACCGGGAAGCTCTTGTACTTGCCGGTCTGGGTGATCGCCCTGCCGACGAACAGCGACACGACCATGGACGAGGCCATCATCGGGAGCAGGAGCAGCCCGGAGTTGGTCGCCGTGGCGCCCTGCACGATCTGCTGGAACATCGGCAGGAAGGTGATCGCGCCGAACATCGCGAAGCCGAGCAGGAAGCCGAGCGCGTTGATCAGCGTGAAGTTGCGGTTGCGGAAGACGTGCAGCGGCAGGATCGGCTCGGCCGCCCGCCGCTCGACCGGGATGAACACGGCCAGCGCGACGACCGCCAGCCCCGCGAGGCCCAGGATCTGCCACGAGCCCCAGGGGTAGCCGTGCTTCTGGCCGCCCCACGAGGTGATCAGCACGATCGCGGTGATCGCCACGGTGAGGACGGCCGCGCCGAGCCAGTCGATGCGGTGCTGGGTCCGGTTCTTCGGCAGGTGCAGCTTGAGGATCAGCCAGATCAGCGCCACCCCACCGAGCGGGAGGTTCACGTAGAAGGCCCAGCGCCAGTTCAGGTTGTCGGTGATGAACCCGCCGACCAGAGGCCCCGCGATCATGGCGAGCGACATGATCGCGGCCATGATGCCCTGGTACTGACCACGCTCGCGCGGCGGGACGAGGTCCCCGATGATCGCCATCACGCCGACGATGAGCCCGCCGGCGCCGAGGCCCTGCAGCGCCCGGAAGGCGATCAGCTCGATCATGCCGTCGCCGGTGCCGCCGAACAGCGACGAGCCCGCCATGCCGCACAGCGCGGAACCGGCCAGGAAGATGACGATCGAGCCGAGGAAGATGTTCTTGCGGCCGTAGAGGTCGCCGAGCTTCCCCCAGATCGGCGTGGAGACCGTGGTGCCCAGCACGTACGCGGTGGTGACCCAGGTGAAGTAGTCCAGGCCCTGGAGTTCCCCGACGATCCTCGGCATGGCGGTGCCGACGATCATGTTGTCCAGCATGGCCAGCATCATGGCGAGCATCAGGCCGGGTAAGACGATCATCACTTCCCGGGACCGGCCTGGCGCGGCCGCGGTCTCCGTGGTCATGGGTGCCCCCTTTGAAGGAATTTACTTACTTGCCGACAGGCTAGTGCCCGGGGCACGGTATTGTCCTTACTTGCCGGCCGTCAAGTCAATTAGGAACAGCAGGATATGGGTGCTCATACCGACACGCGCAGCCGCATCCAGGAGGTCGCGATCAGGCTCTTCACCGAACAGGGGTACGAGGCGACGTCGCTCCGGGAGATCGCCGAGGCCCTCGGCGTGACCAAGGCGGCCCTCTACTACCACTTCCGGACGAAAGAGGACATCGTCGCCAGCCTGGTCGAGGACCGCATCAAGGCGCTGGACGAGCTGATCGCGTGGGCGAACCGGCATCCCCGCGACGCCGGGACCCGCGGGGAGCTGATCACCCGCTACTCCGCCCTGATGACCCGCGGGCGCGCCCACGAGGTCATGCACTTCATGGACCGCAACAAGACGGCGCTGCGCGGCCACGCCAAGGTGGACCTCATGCGCGAGCGCATGGGCGAGCTGATGCAGGCGCTGTACGAACCGGACGATCCGCTGCCGGTCAAGCTCAGGCGGTCCATGGCCCTGTTCGCGATGCACGCGGCGTGGTTCTTCGTCAGGGACGAGGCGACGTCCGAGGAGGAGCGGACCGCGGCGGGGTTGCAGGTCGCCCTGGAATTGGCCGAGGGTTCAGGCGGTTGATCCCCCTCTGATGGGAAGGTGATCGACATGCTCTTCGGACAGGAACACGTCAAGCGCTACATCGAGACCGACGGTGAGGAGGGCCACGACTGGGAGGGCACCACCGTGGCCATCCTCACGACCCGGGGCCGCAAATCGGGACAGCCCCGCAGCACCCCGCTGATCTACCAGCCGTACGGCGACGCCTACCTGGTGGTGGCGTCCAAGGGCGGGGCCGACGAGCACCCGCTGTGGTACCTCAACCTCCAGGCGGACCCCGAGGTGGAGTTCCAGATCAAGGGAGACAGGTTCAGGGCGAGGGCCCGTACGGCGACTCCTGAGGAGCGTCCGGACATGTGGCGGACGATGACCGCCACCTGGCCCGCGTACGACGAGTACGCCACCAAGACCGCCCGGGATATCCCGGTCGTCGTCATCGAACGCGTGTGAGGCCTCGCCGGCGTGCAGGTGGCTGCGCCCCGTCCCGGTCGGAGACGCCGAGAATCTCCACCGGGACCGAGGGGCGGCGAGCCGCCCCTGGACCCCCGATCCCGCCGCACGGCCCGCCGCGCTCCCGGCGCCGGCGCGCCGTGACTCGTGCGGCCGTCGGCGGTATCTTTCCCGGGTGATCCTCAGGAGCCGCGCCCTCTCCGGCAACCGCGTGGCCTTCAGGCACAGGGAGGTCCCGTGAGCGACGGCCGCACCGCCGAAATCATGATCGCCGAGGCCCGCAAGGCCTTCTGGGTCATGGTCGGCTTCCTGGGGTTGATCTGGGTCGTGCAGGTGGCCAACTGGGCCGCGGACTACTCGCTCAGCTACAGCTACGGCATCAGGCCCTGGGACCTCGAGCGGCTCCCCGGGGTCGTCTCCGCGCCGCTCCTGCACTGGAGCTGGGCCCACATCGAGGGCAACTCCGGTCCGCTGTTCATCTTCGGGTTCCTCGCGGCCTACCGGGGTGTGCGGCGCTTCCTCGGCGTGACCGGGCTGATCGCCGTCGCCAGCGGGCTCGGCTCGTGGTTCACCGCCGACTCCTCCACGGTCGGCGCGGGCGCGAGCGGGCTGGTGTTCGGCTACTTCGGGTACGTCCTCGTGCGCGGAGCCTTCGACCGGCACCTGATCGACATCGTCATCGGCCTGGTCATGGGCCTGTGTTTCGCCTACCAGTTCGCCGGGCTGCTGCCGGCCGAGGGCATCGGCTGGCAGGCCCACGTGTTCGGTTTCGCGGGCGGCATCCTCGGCGGCTACCTGTTCCGCGACCGGCGGGCCAAAGGCACGACCAAGGGCACGACCGGGGGCACGACCCCCGGCGGGGCCGCCCCGCCCGATTCGCGGTCGGCCCTGCTCAAGGAGATCGAAGACCTCGGCCTCTGATCCCCGCGAAGCCGCCGACGCCGTCGTGAGGATCTCACGGGCACGGCGCCCACCCCGTTCGCCCGCGGGGAGCACGCGGAGGCGACGCCACGAATCGGCGCGTGTCGCCGGCATATCGAAAACCTCATACGGGCCGGCAACCGCTCGCTGCCTTGACTGGCCGCATGGCGCAAACCTCACCATCGGCACGGACGAGGACCCGCCGGATGCGCCGGCTCCTGGTCACCGGCCTGATTGTCGTCACAGCCGTCATCGCTGTCTTCGTCCACCGGTCGCAGCGTTCCTCGTCGTTCCCGTCGGAATCCCCCGTGAAGCACTCCCCGGTCCCGCCGCTCGCAACGGCCTCCCCGGCAGCACCATCGGGTGCTGGTCACAGTGAGCACCGTGATGCGCCCGGCGAAGCCGGCGGTGCCGTCCCGGACGGCGTGACGGTCTTCGACGACGAGGTCCCGGGCGTGGCCAACCTCGATCGAGGTCTGCTCAGGGCCCTCCGCCAGGCGGCGACGGACGCCGCGGACGACGGAATCGAGTTCTACGTCAACAGCGGCTGGCGCTCTCCGGAGTACCAGGACCGGCTTCTCCGCGAGGCCATCTCCACGTACGGGTCCGAAGACGAGGCCAGGCGATGGGTGGCCACCCCGGCGACGTCCTCTCACGTGACGGGGGACGCGGTCGACGTCGGGCACTCCGATGCGACGGCGTGGCTGTCCGAACATGGTGCGGAGTACGGCTTGTGCCAGATCTACAGAAACGAACCCTGGCACTACGAACTCCGCGTCGAAGCGATCGATCGTGGTTGTCCGCGCATGTATGCCGATCCCACCCAGGACCCGAGGATGCGGGGGTGACCGCCGCCTCCCGGTCCTGCCCCCGGACGCGCGGCCCGGCGCCCACGGCGCCGCCGCCGGGCGGCGGGATCAGGGCTCGCCGTGATCCGGCGGGTGGAAGGGGATGCGGGCGGTGAGCGCGAACCCGCCCTCCGCGGTCGGCCCGTACGTGAGCCGCCCGCCCACGAGCGTGACGCGCTCGCGAAGGCCGGGCAGCCCGTAGCCGCCCCCCGCGTCCGCGGGCACCCGGACCGGCACGGCACGGCTCTTGCCGCTGTTGACCACGGACACGTTCAGCACGTCGCCGTGGGCCTCGCAGACCACCTGCACGTCGGTCCCGGGCGCGTGTTTGCGCACGTTGTTGAGGCCCTCCTGGACGACGCGATAACAGGCGTGACCGGCCTGCCGCGGCAGCGTCTCCTCCGGCACGTCGTAGTGCAGGGCGACGCGCAGGCCGGTCGCCCTGCTCTCCTCGACCAGGCGCGGTATCCCCTCGACGCTCTCGGCCGAGGGCGGCAGGTCCTTGCGCCGCAGCGCCGTGAGCAGCTCGCGCAGCTCGGTCAGCGCCCGCACGCCCTTGTCCTCGATGTTCCTGGCCAGCTTGCGGATCTCGTCGAGCTCGTCGGTGTCCTGGATGAGACCGGCGTTGAGGACCATCACGGTGACCGCGTGCGTCACCGTGTCGTGCAGTTCACCCGCGATGCGGCGGCGTTCCTGGGCGGCGGCGCGCTCCTCCCGCGCCCGCACGCCCGCCCGCAGCTCCCGGATCATCGAGCGGTAGCGCCACACCCAGGTGCCCACCAGCGCGGGCAGGAAGACCAGCGTGATCGCCCGCACCGTCACGGCGACGGGCAGCTTGTCGGTGTAGGGGCTCGTGTAGTCGGCCAGCGCGTGGACCCCCGCCAGCACGGCGGTCACCCACGGCCAGGATCGCACCGTGTTCCGCGAGGTCATCGAGTACGCCGCCAGCATCAGCGGCATCGTCTGGCCCGTGAGCAGGGCGCAGGCGACGGTGGCCGCGACCACGGGCCAGGCCACACTGCGCCGCACCAGCATCGACGCGGCCGCCGCGCCCCCCACGGCGATCTGCGCCCACCACGGCACGGCGAGGAACGGCAGGGCCGGGAAGGAGCGGCCGAACACGACCGCCGGAACCGCGAAGGCGAGGACGGCGACGGCGAGCAGCACGTCGGCCGCCGCCTCCCGGCGCGCGGCGAGCCCGGCCCACTTCTCCCCCATACCGCTAGTTTGTGGGTTTGACCTGCGGCTTCGCGCAGCGCCACACCCCTTTGACGTAGCTGTGCCACACCTTGCCGTACGACGGGGCGGTCGAAACAGTCATGCGTCTTGGGCAGGATAAGAGGCGTGAGCGAAAGCATGAGCCTCCTCCGCCGTCTTCCGTCCGGCTCCGACCCCGACGCGCTGTTCGACGCGTTCGTGTCATGGAACGCCGATCGGGGGCTCACGCTCTACCCGGCGCAGGAGGAGGCGCTGATCGAGGTCGTCTCCGGCAACAACGTGATCGTGTCCACGCCGACGGGCTCGGGCAAGAGCCTCGTCGCGGCCGGGGCGCACTTCGCGGCGCTGGCCCGGGACGAGATCAGCTTCTACACCGCGCCGATCAAGGCGCTGGTGTCGGAGAAGTTCTTCGACCTGTGCGCGTTGTTCGGCACCGAGAACGTCGGCATGATGACCGGCGACGCCACCGTGAACGCCGACGCGCCCGTCATCTGCTGCACCGCCGAGATCCTCGCCCAGATCGCGCTGCGCGACGGCGCCGACGCCGACGTCGGCACCGTGATCATGGACGAGTTCCACTTCTACGCCGAGCCCGACCGCGGCTGGGCCTGGCAGGTGCCGCTGCTGGAGCTGCCGCAGGCGCAGTTCGTGCTGATGTCGGCCACGCTCGGCGACGTCGAGCGCTTCCAGACCGACCTCACCCGCCGCACCGGCCGCCCCACCAGCGTCGTCAAGCACGCCGAGCGGCCGGTGCCGCTGATCTACTCCTACCGGACCACTCCCCTGCACGAGACGCTGGAGGAGCTGCTGTCGACCCAGCAGGCCCCGGTCTACGTCGTGCACTTCACCCAGGCCGCGGCGATGGAGCGCGCCCAGGCCCTGATGAGCATCAACATGTGCACCAAGGCCGAGAAGGAGGCCATCGCCGCCCTCATCGGCAACTTCCGCTTCACCACCCGCTTCGGCCGGGCCCTGTCCCGGCTCGTGCGGCACGGCATCGGCGTGCACCACGCCGGCATGCTGCCGAAGTATCGCCGCCTGGTGGAACGGCTGGCCCAGGCGGGCCTGCTGAAGGTGATCTGCGGCACCGACACGCTCGGCGTGGGGGTGAACGTCCCGATCCGCACCGTGCTGTTCACCGCGCTGTCGAAGTTCGACGGCACCAAGGTGCGGCGGCTGCGGGCGCGGGAGTTCCACCAGATCGCCGGGCGGGCCGGCCGGGCCGGCTTCGACACGGTCGGGTACGTCGTCTGCCAGGCGCCCGACCACGTCATCGAGAACGAGAGGGCGCTGGCGAAGATCGGCGACGACCCCAAGCGGCGCCGCGGCTACGCGCGCAAGAAGCCCCCGGAGGGGTTCGTCGGCTGGAGCGAGGACACCTTCGAGAAGCTCCAGACGGCCGAGCCCGAGCCGCTGACCTCCCGCTTCAAGGTCAGCAACGCCATGCTGCTGTCGATCATCAACCGGCCCGGCGACTGCTTCCAGGCGATGAAGCGACTGCTCACCGACAACCACGAGGACCGCAAGGCGCAGCGCCGCCACATCAGCCACGCCATCGCGATCTACCGCTCGCTGCTGGCCGGCGGCATCGTGGAGAAGCTCGCCGAGCCCGACGAGCACGGCCGGATGGCCCGGCTCACCGTCGACCTGCAGGAGGACTTCGCGCTCAACCAGGCGCTGTCCACCTTCGCGCTGGCGTCCTTCGAGCTGCTCGACCGCGAGTCCCCGACGTACGCGCTGGACCTGGTCTCGATCGTCGAGTCCACGCTGGACGACCCCCGCCAGATCCTGCACGCCCAGCTCAACAAGGCCAGGGCCGAGGCGGTCGCGCAGATGAAGGCCGACGGCATCGAGTACGAGGAGCGGATGGAGCGCCTCGCCGAGATCACCCACCCGATGCCGCTGGCCGACCTGCTCTTCGGCGCGTACGAGACCTATCGGCGCGGGCACCCGTGGGTCGGCGACCACGTCGTCAGCCCCAAGGCCATCGTGCGCGACATGTACGAGCGGGCCATGACCTTCACCGAGTACATCCAGTTCTACGAGCTGGCCCGCTCGGAGGGCACGGTGCTGCGCTACCTGGCCGACGCCTACCGCACGCTGTCGAAGACGGTGCCCGAGCACCTGAAGACCGACGACCTGGTGGACCTCATCGAATGGCTCGGCGAGCTGGTGCGCCAGGTCGACTCCAGCCTCATCGACGAGTGGGAGAAGCTGGCCAACCCCGCCGAGGCGCTGGAGGCCGGCGAGGAGCTGGAGACCAGGGCCCGTCCGGTCACCGCCAACGCGCGCGCCTTCCGGGTGCTGGTCCGCAACGCGATGTTCCGCATGGTGGAACTCGTCGCGCTGGACCGGGAGGAGGAGCTGGCCGAGCTCTACCCGGACGTCGACTGGGCCGCGGCCATGGACGCCTACTACGAGGAGCACGACGAGGTCCTCACCGGCCCGGCCGCCCGCGGTCCCGCCCTCCTGCTCATCGAGGAGGAGAAGGAGCTGTGGCGGGTGCGTCAGATCATCGACGACCCGGCCGGCGACCACGACTGGGGCATCAGCGCGGAGGTCGACCTGGCCGCCTCCGACGAGGAGGGCACCGCCGTCCTCCACGTCACCGGCCTCACCCGGCTCTGAAGGGGCCTTGCGACGGCTCTCAGCCGTAGAACCTCCTCGCGCCCTCGTGGAGCGGCACGGGGTCGGTCCTGGGCGCGTCGGCGAGGGTGATCTCCTTGGCCGACACGTGCACCTTCTCCAGGTCGGCCTTGTGGTCGAAGAGCAGCCGGGTGAGCTCCTCCGCGAGCTTGGCGTCCATCGCCGCGTTCACCACGAGCAGGTTCGGCACGACGATGGCCGGCACGTCGGACGGCGTGCCGTACGCGCCCTTGGGGATCGTGCCCGCGGCGTAGACGGGGCCGTGGGCGGCGCGCACGGCGGGCAGCACGTCGTCCAACGGCACGAACGCCACCTCGTCCCGCATGCTCGTCACCAGGTCGGTGATGCCCGAGGTGGGCAGGCCGCCCGACCACACCAGCGCGTCGAGGGTGCCGTCCTTGAGTCCCTGCACGGTCTCGGGCAGCGACAGCGCCTGGCGTTCGACGTCCTTGTCCGGGTCGAGCCCGGCGGCGGCGAGCAGCCGCAGCGCGATCACCTCCGTCCCCGAGTTCGGCGATCCCGTGGACACGCGCTTGCCGCGCAGGCCGGCGACGGACGTGATCCCGGCGTCGGTCCGCGCGATCACGTGGGTGTAGTTGCCGTAGAGCCGGGCGAGCGCGCGGATCGGCTGCGGCGCGGTGAAGGCGCCGGTGCCCCTCACCGCGTCGGCGGCCGTGTCCGCGAGTGTGAAGGCGATGTCCGACTGTCCCCTGACCACGCGCTGGATGTTCTCCACGGAGGCGCCGGTGGCCTCCGCGGTCGCCCGGTGGCCCGGCAGGTGCTTGTCGATCAGCTCGGCGAACCCGCCGCCCAGCACGTAGTAGACGCCGGTGGTGTTGCCGGTGGCGATCGACAGGCGGGTGCCGTCGCCCTCCCGCTCGGCCGACCGGTCGCCCCCGCAACCGCCGGCCAGCAGTGCCGCGGTGACGGCCAGCGCCGTCACGAGCTTGAACCTCACAGTCGCGCCTCCCTGTGTCTGCGGACGAGGTGAACGGCGAGCGCCAGGACTGCGGCGCCCAGCCCGGCCAGCACGGGCCCGGGCGCAAGGACGAGCAGCAGGACCGCGGCGAGCGCGCACAGGCCCCGCTCGACCGGTCCGGCGGGGCCGGCGATCCAGCCGCCGGTCGTCACCGCGAGAGCGGCCACCGCGAGCGCCGACACGGCCGCGGCGAGCAGGACCTCGCCGATCGGGCCCTGCGCCAGCAGGGCCGCGCCCGGCGGCGTGAGCACGAACGCGAACGGCACCAGGAACGCCGGGAGCGTGTACTTCCAGGTGGCCCACATCGTTCGGTGCGCGTTGCCGCCCGTGATCGCCGAGGCGGCGAAGGCCGACAGCGCCGTCGGCGGGCTCACCTCGGACAGCACGGCGTAGTAGAAGATGAACATGTAGGCCTCGGCCGGCGTCACGCCGAGGTTCAGCAGGGCGGGGCCGATGATCACGGCGGCGATGACGAAGGACGCCGTGACCGGCACGGCCAGCCCGAGCAGCAGCACGGCCAGCGCGCAGGCGACGGCGGTGACCGCGAGGTTCCCCCCGGACAGGCCGACGATCAGCGAGCCGGCCTTGAGCCCGAGCCCGGTGAGCGTGACCACGCCGACGATCGTCCCCGCCGCCGCGCAGGTGACCGCGACCGGCAGCACCCCGGTCGCGCCCGCCGCCAGGGCCCGTACGGCGCGGCGCGGCGTGAGCCGGTTCTCGCCGCCGGGGGTGCGATCCAGGAACGACAGCGCGAAGGCCAGCAGCGTGGCGTACACGACCGCCCGGAACGGCGACTGGCCGAGGGCCATCAAGGCGATGATCACGAACAGCGAGCTGAAGTGGTAGCCGAAGCGCCTGATCAGCGGCCAGGGCCTGGCCGCGTCCACCGGCACCGCGTGCGTGCCGTACCTGCGGGCGTCCATCTCGATGGCGAGGAAGACGCCCAGGTAGTACAGGACCGTAGGGATCGTCGCGTAGACGAGCACGGTGAGGTAGCTCACCCGCAGGTACTCGGCGATGATGAACGCCGCCGCGCCCAGCGTCGGGGGCGACAGGATCGCGCCGATGCCCGCCGCGGCCAGCACTCCCCCGGCCTGCTCGCGCGGATAGCCGGCCCGGCGCAGGATCGGCCAGGCCACGCTGCCCACGCTCACCGTGGTGGCCACGCCGGAGCCGCTCACCGTGCCGAGCAGGAAGCCCGCGAGCGTGACGGTGCGCCCCGGCGCGGAGCGCGAACGGCGGAACGCCGCGAAGGAGACGTCCACGAAGAACCGTCCCGCCCCCGAGTGGTCGAGCACCGCGCCGTAGATCGTGAACAGGATGATGTAGGTCGCGGCGACGTCGAGGGGCACGCCGTAGACGCCCTCCGTGCCCATCGTGAACGCCGCCACGATCCGGTCCAGGTCGTAGCCCCGATGGCCCAGCGCCCAGTCCGCGGGCAGGTAGCCGCCGTAGTAGGCGTACGCCGCGAAGACCGCGCACACCACGGGCAGGATCCAGCCCACGGTCCGCCGGCACGCCTCCAGGAGCAGCAACGTGAGCAGCGCTCCCGCCGCCACGTCGAGCGGCGTCGGCGCGTACGCCCGGCGGATGAGGTCGTCGAAGACCACGAGCGGATACGCGCAGACCGCGAGGGACAGCCCCGCGAGCACCCAGTCGAGCACGCCGGGCCTGTCCCGGCCCCCGCGCCGCGCCTTGTAGCAGACGAACGCCAGCGGCAGCACCACGGCGAGGAACGCCATCCGGTACGGCAGGACTGGCCCCGGCCGGAAGGTCTGGTACAGCGCGTAGAGCGACAGGGCGAGCGCGACGATCGTGACCAGTGCCGCCGGGCGGCCCGGAAGGCGCCGTGCGGGACGCTCCGCGTCGAACTCGGCGACGAGGTCCTCCGCCGACGTCTCGTGCCGGGTCTCGGTCACGCGTCTCCCCTGGGTGCGGCAAGCCCTTGACCGCAAGGTACGCCGAGATCTGACTCCGCGCAGTCACAATTCGGATCACAGTCCGGTCACGGACGGTAGCACCGCTCTCACCCACGCCCGCCGGTCGATGCGGAGGGCGAGTGCCGGAGACGGCGGCTATGCGCCGGTTCTGCGGGCGGACCGCAGGATGTAGGCGGCGAGCACCGCGGCCCCGGCGACGGCCTGCGCCGCGACGTACGGCACGACGTC harbors:
- a CDS encoding DEAD/DEAH box helicase, whose translation is MSLLRRLPSGSDPDALFDAFVSWNADRGLTLYPAQEEALIEVVSGNNVIVSTPTGSGKSLVAAGAHFAALARDEISFYTAPIKALVSEKFFDLCALFGTENVGMMTGDATVNADAPVICCTAEILAQIALRDGADADVGTVIMDEFHFYAEPDRGWAWQVPLLELPQAQFVLMSATLGDVERFQTDLTRRTGRPTSVVKHAERPVPLIYSYRTTPLHETLEELLSTQQAPVYVVHFTQAAAMERAQALMSINMCTKAEKEAIAALIGNFRFTTRFGRALSRLVRHGIGVHHAGMLPKYRRLVERLAQAGLLKVICGTDTLGVGVNVPIRTVLFTALSKFDGTKVRRLRAREFHQIAGRAGRAGFDTVGYVVCQAPDHVIENERALAKIGDDPKRRRGYARKKPPEGFVGWSEDTFEKLQTAEPEPLTSRFKVSNAMLLSIINRPGDCFQAMKRLLTDNHEDRKAQRRHISHAIAIYRSLLAGGIVEKLAEPDEHGRMARLTVDLQEDFALNQALSTFALASFELLDRESPTYALDLVSIVESTLDDPRQILHAQLNKARAEAVAQMKADGIEYEERMERLAEITHPMPLADLLFGAYETYRRGHPWVGDHVVSPKAIVRDMYERAMTFTEYIQFYELARSEGTVLRYLADAYRTLSKTVPEHLKTDDLVDLIEWLGELVRQVDSSLIDEWEKLANPAEALEAGEELETRARPVTANARAFRVLVRNAMFRMVELVALDREEELAELYPDVDWAAAMDAYYEEHDEVLTGPAARGPALLLIEEEKELWRVRQIIDDPAGDHDWGISAEVDLAASDEEGTAVLHVTGLTRL
- a CDS encoding TAXI family TRAP transporter solute-binding subunit; the encoded protein is MRFKLVTALAVTAALLAGGCGGDRSAEREGDGTRLSIATGNTTGVYYVLGGGFAELIDKHLPGHRATAEATGASVENIQRVVRGQSDIAFTLADTAADAVRGTGAFTAPQPIRALARLYGNYTHVIARTDAGITSVAGLRGKRVSTGSPNSGTEVIALRLLAAAGLDPDKDVERQALSLPETVQGLKDGTLDALVWSGGLPTSGITDLVTSMRDEVAFVPLDDVLPAVRAAHGPVYAAGTIPKGAYGTPSDVPAIVVPNLLVVNAAMDAKLAEELTRLLFDHKADLEKVHVSAKEITLADAPRTDPVPLHEGARRFYG
- a CDS encoding TRAP transporter permease, with amino-acid sequence MTETRHETSAEDLVAEFDAERPARRLPGRPAALVTIVALALSLYALYQTFRPGPVLPYRMAFLAVVLPLAFVCYKARRGGRDRPGVLDWVLAGLSLAVCAYPLVVFDDLIRRAYAPTPLDVAAGALLTLLLLEACRRTVGWILPVVCAVFAAYAYYGGYLPADWALGHRGYDLDRIVAAFTMGTEGVYGVPLDVAATYIILFTIYGAVLDHSGAGRFFVDVSFAAFRRSRSAPGRTVTLAGFLLGTVSGSGVATTVSVGSVAWPILRRAGYPREQAGGVLAAAGIGAILSPPTLGAAAFIIAEYLRVSYLTVLVYATIPTVLYYLGVFLAIEMDARRYGTHAVPVDAARPWPLIRRFGYHFSSLFVIIALMALGQSPFRAVVYATLLAFALSFLDRTPGGENRLTPRRAVRALAAGATGVLPVAVTCAAAGTIVGVVTLTGLGLKAGSLIVGLSGGNLAVTAVACALAVLLLGLAVPVTASFVIAAVIIGPALLNLGVTPAEAYMFIFYYAVLSEVSPPTALSAFAASAITGGNAHRTMWATWKYTLPAFLVPFAFVLTPPGAALLAQGPIGEVLLAAAVSALAVAALAVTTGGWIAGPAGPVERGLCALAAVLLLVLAPGPVLAGLGAAVLALAVHLVRRHREARL